In Mustela lutreola isolate mMusLut2 chromosome 1, mMusLut2.pri, whole genome shotgun sequence, one genomic interval encodes:
- the LOC131820819 gene encoding olfactory receptor 52B4-like produces the protein MASFNHTGVNHVVFYLLGIPGREDLHMWISIPFLISYVFALLGNGLLIFIILIRSSLHEPMYLFLCMLAGVDIVFATTTEPKALAIFWCNSREISLNSCIAQLYFQHSSFISESGILLMMAFDRYIAICYPLRYTLILPHSLIGKIGVAVFMRAHCTIFPMIFLLKRLTFCRNNILPHTFCEHIGLAKYACDDIHVNIWYGFFVLMSTVILDIVLIFVSYTLILRAVFRIPSRDARHKALNTCGSHVCVIILFYGPGIFSVLTQRFGRHIPLHVHILLANVSMLAPPMLNPIIYGVRTKQIRDQVFYVLFPKQK, from the coding sequence ATGGCTAGCTTCAATCACACTGGTGTTAACCATGTAGTCTTCTACCTGTTGGGCATTCCAGGCCGAGAAGACCTACACATGTGGATTTCCAtccccttcctcatctcctatgTCTTTGCTCTCCTTGGAAATGGTCTGCTCATCTTCATTATCCTCATCAGGAGCAGCCTCCATGAACCTATGTATCTTTTTCTCTGCATGCTGGCTGGAGTTGACATTGTCTTTGCCACAACCACAGAACCCAAGGCATTGGCCATTTTCTGGTGCAATAGTAGGGAGATCTCTCTTAACAGCTGCATTGCCCAGCTCTACTTCCAGCATTCCTCCTTTATTTCTGAGTCAGGCATCTTGCTGATGATGGCATTTGACCGCTACATCGCAATATGTTATCCACTGAGATACACCCTGATACTCCCCCACTCTCTGATAGGGAAAATTGGTGTGGCTGTTTTCATGAGAGCACACTGTACAATTTTTCCCATGATATTTCTTCTGAAGAGGCTGACTTTTTGCAGAAATAACATCCTACCACATACATTCTGTGAACACATTGGCTTGGCCAAGTATGCCTGTGATGATATCCATGTAAATATCTGGtatggattttttgttttaatgtcaacaGTGATCCTAGACATTGTCCTCATTTTTGTTTCCTATACTCTGATTCTCCGTGCTGTCTTTCGTATCCCTTCCCGAGATGCTCGCCACAAAGCTCTCAACACGTGTGGTTCCCATGTCTGTGtcatcatccttttttatggGCCTGGGATCTTCTCTGTTCTCACTCAGCGCTTTGGCCGTCACATCCCGCTACATGTCCATATCCTGTTGGCCAATGTCAGCATGCTTGCTCCACCTATGCTGAATCCCATCATTTATGGGGTCAGAACAAAACAGATAAGAGACCAAGTGTTTTATGTATTGTTTCCAAAGCAGAAATAA
- the LOC131833690 gene encoding olfactory receptor 52B4-like: protein MAILNYTDTSHSFFVLVGIPGLEDQHTWISLPFFISYLVAVLGNSLLVFIIITERSLHEPMYLFLCMLAVADLILSTTTVPKALAIFWFHAGEISLDGCVTQIFFIHATFIAESGILLAMAFDRYVAICDPLRYTAVLSHAIIIRVALAVVMRSFSVILPDVFLVKRLPFCHSNVLPHTYCEHMAVAKFACADIRVNVWYGLSVLLSTVVLDALLILVSYTLILNAVFHLPSRGARQKALGTCGSHLGVISMFYLPGIFTIITQRFGHHVPLHTHILLANICMLAPPMLNPIIYGVKTKQIRERVVSTFHSGTMLSLCD, encoded by the coding sequence ATGGCAATCCTCAACTATACTGATACCAGCCACTCATTCTTCGTTCTGGTGGGCATCCCTGGCCTGGAAGACCAACACACGtggatttctcttcctttctttatttcctacCTGGTTGCTGTCCTTGGGAATAGTCTCCTTgtcttcatcatcatcactgaACGTAGCCTCCATGAACCCATGTATCTCTTCCTCTGCATGCTAGCTGTGGCTGACCTCATCCTGTCTACTACCACTGTGCCCAAAGCCCTGGCCATATTCTGGTTTCATGCTGGGGAGATTTCCCTTGATGGCTGTGTCACTCAAATCTTCTTCATCCATGCCACCTTCATTGCTGAATCAGGGATTCTGCTGGCCATGGCAtttgaccgctatgtggccatctgtgaCCCATTGCGCTATACTGCAGTGCTCAGTCATGCCATAATCATAAGGGTTGCCCTGGCTGTGGTCATGAGAAGCTTCTCTGTGATACTCCCAGATGTGTTCCTGGTCAAGAGACTGCCTTTCTGCCATAGCAATGTGCTACCACATACCTACTGTGAGCACATGGCGGTTGCCAAGTTTGCTTGTGCTGATATTCGTGTCAATGTCTGGTATGGCTTGTCTGTTCTCCTCTCTACTGTAGTGCTAGACGCCTTGCTCATCTTGGTTTCTTACACCCTCATCCTCAATGCAGTCTTCCATCTCCCTTCCCGAGGAGCTCGGCAAAAGGCCCTAGGCACATGTGGCTCCCATCTTGGAGTCATTTCCATGTTCTACTTGCCTGGCATTTTTACAATAATTACCCAGCGGTTTGGGCATCATGTTCCCCTCCACACTCACATTCTGTTGGCCAATATCTGCATGTTAGCTCCTCCCATGCTGAATCCTATAATTTATGGGGTCAAGACCAAGCAGATTCGAGAGCGTGTGGTCAGTACTTTTCACAGTGGAACCATGCTGAGTCTGTGTGACTAA